From one Triticum urartu cultivar G1812 chromosome 3, Tu2.1, whole genome shotgun sequence genomic stretch:
- the LOC125546469 gene encoding uncharacterized protein LOC125546469, whose translation MASTTLSMKLLIDTKAQRVLFAEASKDVVDFLFSLLSLPVGTAVKLLGKEAMVGCVGNLYGSVEKLDSTYVQPDAAKDALLHPAVLSPAAGTKMFRLTEPSSGQSKGFFKCSYSGCTSYVTDTSGTMCQCGRGCSMTTAMHFIPGNGKVAASVGTKGFVQGIVTYTVMDDLAVTPMSSISSITLLNTFAVKDLSALQEKTVQLGYDEGLEILKASLQSKTVLTDVFLKAPSSA comes from the exons ATGGCGAGCACCACGCTGAGCATGAAGCTCCTCATCGACACCAAGGCCCAGCGCGTGCTGTTCGCGGAGGCGAGCAAGGACGTGGTGGACTTCCTCTTCTCCCTACTCTCGCTGCCCGTCGGCACCGCCGTCAAGCTGCTGGGGAAGGAAGCCATGGTCGGCTGCGTCGGCAACCTCTACGGCAGCGTCGAGAAGCTTGACAGCACCTACGTTCAGCCCGACGCGGCCAAGGACGCCCTCCTCCACCCCGCCGTGCTCTCGCCCGCGGCTGGCACCAAGATGTTCCGCTTGACGGAGCCCTCTTCTGGGCAGTCCAAGGGATTCTTCAAATGCAGCTACAGCGGCTGCACCAGCTACGTGACCGACACCAGCGGCACCATGTGCCAGTGCGGTCGCGGTTGCTCGATGACCACGGCCATGCACTTCATCCCAGGCAATGGCAAGGTGGCCGCCAGCGTCGGCACCAAGGGGTTCGTGCAGGGCATCGTGACGTACACGGTGATGGACGATCTTGCCGTGACGCCCATGTCCTCCATCTCCAGCATCACCCTGCTCAACACATTCGCCGTCAAGGATCTCAGCGCGCTCCAGGAGAAGACCGTGCAGCTCGGCTACGACGAG GGCCTGGAGATCCTCAAGGCGTCGCTGCAGTCCAAGACCGTCCTCACCGACGTCTTCCTCAAGGCCCCCAGCAGCGCTTGA